The nucleotide window GAGAAGGGCCACTTCGTGCGCATCACCTCCGCGGGTCTCAAGGAGAGTCACCCGCACGACATCCAGATGACCACCGAGGCTCCGAACTACACTCGGCGCTGACCTGCGCGTACGGCACCGCCCGTACGCGTGCACAAGCCCGTGGCCGCACCCCGGCCGCGGGCTTCGGCGTGTCGGGGATACTGGTACGGCAGACGTAGAGGGAAAGGCCACACACGTGACTGAGATCGAGATCGGGCGCGGCAAGCGCGGCCGCCGGGCATACGCATTCGACGACATCGCCGTCGTACCGAGTCGCCGCACCCGCGACCCGAAGGAGGTCTCGATCGCCTGGCAGATCGACGCCTACCGCTTCGAGCTGCCCTTCCTGGCCGCTCCCATGGACTCGGTGGTCTCGCCGCAGACCGCCATCCGCATCGGCGAGCTGGGCGGCCTGGGCGTCCTCAACCTCGAGGGCCTGTGGACCCGGTACGAGGACCCGGAGCCGCTGCTCGCCGAGATCGCGGAGCTGGACGGCCCCACGGCCACCAAGCGGCTCCAGGAGATCTACGCCGCGCCGATCAGGGAAGAGCTGATCGGCCAGCGCATCAAGGAGGTGCGGGACGCGGGCGTGGTGACCGCCGCGGCCCTCTCCCCGCAGCGCACGGCCCAGTTCTCCAAGGCCGTCGTGGACGCCGGCGTCGACATCTTCGTCATCCGCGGCACGACCGTCTCCGCCGAGCACGTCTCCTCCGCGGCCGAGCCGCTGAACCTCAAGCAGTTCATCTACGAGCTGGACGTCCCGGTCATCGTCGGCGGCTGTGCCACGTACACCGCGGCGCTGCACCTGATGCGGACCGGCGCGGCCGGTGTGCTGGTCGGCTTCGGCGGCGGCGCCGCGCACACCACCCGTAACGTCCTGGGCATCCAGGTCCCGATGGCGACCGCCGTCGCCGATGTCGCGGCCGCCCGCCGTGACTACATGGACGAGTCCGGCGGCCGCTACGTCCACGTCATCGCCGACGGTGGCGTGGGCTGGTCCGGCGACCTCCCCAAGGCGATCGCCTGCGGCGCCGACGCCGTGATGATGGGCTCCCCGCTGGCCCGCGCCACCGATGCGCCCGGCCGCGGCCACCACTGGGGCATGGAAGCCGTGCACGAGGACGTGCCGCGCGGCAAGCGGATGGACCTCGGTGCGGTCGGCACGACGGAGGAGGTGCTGTTGGGGCCGTCCACGGTTCCCGATGGCTCGATGAACTTCTTCGGGGCGTTGCGAAGGGCGATGGCGACGACCGGGTACTCGGAGCTGAAGGAATTCCAGCGGGTGGAGGTCACGGTCGCGCCTCGGCGGTGATTCCCACGTTGCCGGGTTTCCCGCCGTGCCTCTTCTGTGGGTTTTTTCCCGCCTTCGGCGGGAGCGGAAGGGGTGGGTTGTGGGGTGGGGCCCGGTGGCTGTGTTGGTGGTGGCGGGGGCAGGGGCTCCGGGGTGGGTGTGTGGACTGCTTCGCTTTACGTCCACACACCCACCCCTCCGCCCCTGCCCCCTCCCGTAGTTGTGGGGCCCCACCCCGGTGGGGGGAAGAGTCAAAGACAAAAGCCAGAAGCTCGGCCGGAGTGTGACGCGGCCGAGCTTCTGGCTTTTTGACCATTCCTCCCACCGGGCGGGGGTGCCGATCCGAGCGGGAGGGGGTGGGCCGGAGGGGCCTGTGTTGTGGACGTAAAGCGAAGCAGTCCACAACACAGGCCCCGGAGGTCAGCCACCGGCACCACCACAGAGCCACAGGCGCCCCCGCCCAAACACAACCCACCCCCGCCGGAGGCGAAAGGCTAGAGCCGATGCGCCGCACCGGCAGGCGTAGCCCCCCTGGTGTCCAGGAGGAGCTGGGCCTTCACCGACAGCCCCTGGAGGTCATACGTGCGGTGGGCCTGGAGCAGGACAGTCAGGTCGGCGGCGGCAGCCGCTTCGTAGAGGGAGTCGGCGCGGGGGACGGGGCGGTCCAGGACGTTCCACTGGGGGACGTACGGGTCGTGGTACGTGAGGTGGGCACCCAGTTCCATCAGGCGGGAGGCGATCTCGCGGGCCGGGGAGCCGGTCAGGTCGGCGATGTCCGGCTTGTAGGTGACGCCGAGCAGCAGGATGCGGGCGCCGCGGGCCGATTTGCCGTGGTGGTTGAGGAGGGTGGCGCAGCGCTGGATGACGTAGCGGGGCATCCGGCCGTTGACCTCCTGGGCGAGTTCCACCATGCGGAGCGGGTGGCCCGGTGAACGCCCCTTGTAGGCGAGGTAGTTGGGGTCGATGGGGGCGGCGTGGCCGCCTACGCCGGGGCCGGGGCGGAAGGACTGGAAGCCGAACGGTTTGGTTTCGGCGCAGCGGATGACGTCCCACAGGTCGACGCCGATGTCATGGCAGAAGACCGCCATCTCGTTCATCAGCGCGATGTTGAGGTGGCGGTAGTTGGTCTCCAGCAGCTTGGTGGTCTCGGCCTCGCGGAGGCCGCGGGCGCGGACGACCTTGTCGGTGAGGCGGTTGTAGAACGCGGCGGCCGCCTCCGTGCAGGCGGGGGTGAGGCCGCCGATGACCTTGGGGGTGTTGGCGTAGTGGTGGGTGCGGTTGCCGGGGTCGTGGCGGCCGGGGGAGCAGGCGAGGTGGAAGTCGCGCCCGGCGGTGAGGCCGGAGCCCTCCTCCAGGAGGGGGCGCAGGAATTCCTCGGTGGTGCCGGGGTACGCGGTGGATTCGAGGATCACCGTGGTGTGCGGGCGCAACTGTGCGGCCAGGGTGCGGGCGGCGTCGGCGATGCCGCCCAGGTCCAGGGTGCGGTCCTCGCCGAGGGGGGTGGGCGCACAGATGACGGCCGTGCGGACCCGGCTGAGGGCGGTGGGGTCGGTGGTGGTGCGGAAGCCGGCGGAGAGCAGGCGGCGGAGTTCGGTGGCGGACAGCGGCCCGTCGGCGCCCGAGAGGGCGGCGGTGTGCGGGTCGGGGTCGTAGCCGAGGGTGGTGATGCCGGCGGTGGTGGCGGCCTGGGCGAGGGGGAGGCCGAGGTGACCGAGTCCGATGACGGCGAGGTCTGCGGGCATGCTGCGGCCGTCCTTCCCGAGCGACTGCGAATGACGTGTGCGCATGACGTATGCGGATGGCGCATAAGTAGACTAAGCGGATATTTGACCCAGAATAGGGATTGGTGGATCAAGGCGGCGGGGTGTTGCCGTCGTGAGTGGAGGGTGGATACCGGAACGCAGCGCGGACAGAATCGACGGACGGGGGGTGTGGCCCCGATCACAGCGGGAGGCAGCGGTGCAGACAGCGATACTGGGACCGGCGCAGCGGGCCGAGGCGCTCGCCCGAATGGCGGAGCGGGAGCTCGACATCCTCGTGGTCGGCGGGGGAGTCGTCGGCGCGGGGACCGCGCTGGACGCGGTGACCCGCGGCCTGTCCACCGGACTCGTCGAGGCGCGGGACTGGGCCTCGGGCACGTCCAGCAGGTCGAGCAAGCTCATCCACGGCGGTCTGCGGTATCTGGAAATGCTGGACTTCGCGCTGGTCAGAGAGGCGTTGAAGGAGCGGGGGCTGCTGCTGGAGCGGCTGGCGCCCCATCTGGTCAAGCCGGTGCCGTTTCTCTACCCGTTGCGGCACAAGGGCTGGGAGCGCTGGTACGCGGGCGCGGGAGTGGCGCTGTACGACGCGATGTCGGTCTCGTCGGGGCACGGCCGCGGTCTGCCCATGCACCGGCATCTCTCGCACAAGCGGGCCCTGCGGGTGGCGCCCTGTCTGAAGAAGGGCGCGCTGGTCGGGGCGCTGCAGTACTACGACGCCCAGATGGACGACGCGCGCTATGTGGCGACGATGGTGCGGACCGCGGCGTCCTACGGTGCGGCGGTCGCCAACCGGGCGCGGGTGGTGGGCTTCCTGCGCGAGGGCGAGCGGGTGGTCGGCGCGCGGGTGGAGGACGTCGAAGGCGGCGGTGAGTACGAGATCCGGGCGCGGCAGATCGTCAATTCCACCGGGGTGTGGACGGACGACACCCAGGCGCTGATCGGGGAGCGCGGGCAGTTCCACGTCCGGGCGTCGAAGGGGATCCATCTGGTCGTCCCGAAGGACCGGATCCATTCGACGAGCGGGCTGATCCTGCGGACCGAGAAGAGCGTGCTGTTCGTCATCCCGTGGGGGCGGCACTGGATCGTGGGGACCACGGACACGGACTGGGATCTCGACAAGGCGCATCCGGCGGCCTCCAGCGCGGACATCGACTATCTGCTGGAGCATGTGAACGAGGTGCTCGCGACCCCGCTGACCAGGGATGACGTGGAGGGTGTCTACGCCGGGCTGCGTCCGCTGCTGGCCGGGGAGTCGGACGCCACCAGCAAGCTGTCGCGGGAGCACACCGTCGCCCATCCGGTGCCGGGCCTGGTCGTGGTCGCGGGCGGCAAGTACACGACGTACCGGGTGATGGCGAAGGACGCGGTGGACGAGGCGGTGCACGCTCTCGACCAGAGGGTGGCGGAGTGTGTCACCGAGGACGTGCCGCTGGTCGGGGCCGAGGGCTACCGGGCGCTGTGGAACGCGCGGGCCCGGATCGCGGCGCGCACCGGGCTGCATGTGGCGCGCATCGAGCATCTGTTGAACCGCTACGGCTCGCTGGCCGAGGAACTGCTGGAGCTGGTGGTGGCCGACCCCTCGCTGGGCGAACCGCTGGCGGCCGCGGACGACTACCTGCGGGCCGAGGCGGTCTATGCCTGTACGCACGAGGGCGCCCGGCATCTCGACGACGTCCTGACCCGGCGCACCCGGATCTCCTTCGAGACCTTCGACCGCGGCGACCGCTGCGCCCGCGAGGTGGCCGAGCTGATCGCACCGGCGCTGGGCTGGGACGGCGACCAGGTCGAGAAGGAGATCGCGCATTACCGGAAGCGGGTCGAGGCGGAACGTGAATCGCAGCGCCAGCCGGACGATCTGACGGCGGATGCGGCGCGGCTGGGAGCGCCGGACATCGTGCCGTTGTAGGCCGCGGGGACGGGGCAGCGGCTGCGCGGCGGGAGCGAGCGGGGCCCTACGGACGGGCCGGCGGGCCGGTGCCGGGCCGGGCCCCGGGCCGCCGCGGGCAGAACTCCGCGGTCAGGACGTCGGTGCCGTGCGCCGGGTCCGCCAGGTGGTCGGTGTTGACGCGGTAGCTGACGACATGACGGCCGTCGGCGGTGCCGGCGGTCCGGGCGAAGGAGCCGTTGATGTCGCCGTCGTGGCCCCAGACCGTGACGCCGCAGGGCAGCTCGGTGGCGTACAGGCCGAGGCCGTAGGCGCCGCCGGTGCCCTTCTCGCTGCGTATCTCGGCCATCTGGCGCGGCGCCAGGAACTTCCCGCCGAGCAGCGCGGAGAAGAAGCGGTTGAGATCGCCGAGGGTGGTGATCATCTCGCCGGCCGCGCCGGCCCGGCTGGGGTCCAGGGAGGTGGTGTCGACGCGGCGGTGGCCGATCCGGGAGTACGCCCGGCCGTGCGGCTCGGGCAGCACCGGGTCGGTGCCGGGGAAGGAGGTGTGGCCGAGGCCGGCGGGGACGAGGAGGCGGCGGCGGATCTCCGTGGCGTACGGGTGTCCGGTGACCGCCTCGATGACCAGGCCGAGGACGAGGTAGTTGGTGTTGGAGTAGGCGTAGCGGGTGCCCGGTGCGGCCACCGGGGGGTGGCCGAGCGCGATCCGCAGCAGCTCGCCCGGGGTGTGGCTGTCGTAGCGGTGGGTGCCGAATCCCGTGCCGCTCAGCTGCCGGGACAGCCGGGGGTCCGCGGTGTAGTTGAACAAACCACTCGTGTGGTCCAGCAGCTGGCGGATCGTCACCCGCCGCAGAGCGCTGCCCGCGCCCCCTCCCCCGGTCGGTACGCCCGGCGGGAGGTGGGCCGCGGCGCTGTCGTGGAGGGTCAGCCGGCCCTCGGCGACGAGCTGCAGGATCACGGTCGCGACCAGGGTTTTGGTGATGGAGCCGGCCCGGAAGTGGTCCCGCTGCCCGATCCGGCGGCCGCTGTGCAGATCGGCCACCCCGGCCGTGGTGAACCGCGCGGCGGCGGAGGCGCCGTCGCGGGTGGTGAGCGAGGCGGCGCCCGGCGCCCCGTCGTCGACCAGCCGGTGCAGTGACGACGCGACCGGCCCCGCCCCGTCGCCGGCCGGACGGGGCGGGGCCGGTCGCGTCGTCCCCGCCGCCGGCGGCGGCCGGTGGACGACTTGCGCAGGTGGGACGGGGGAGAGGGCGGGCCGGGCGGTGCAGGCCGTCAGGGCCAGCGCGGCCAGCACGCCCGCGTGGACCGCGGCGCGGCGGCGCCCGGCCGGGTGCCGGGCCGGCCGCGGACCACCGTCCGGGGCCGGGCGCGGCGGGCGCATCGTCATCGGGACTCCCGTTCGTCCGGGCCATCATGACGGGTACGCGGTGTTGCCCGGCACCGACCCGGGCCTTCCGCATGGCTCCGGATGAGGGAGAATGAAGGCTCTGCCAGGGTGGGTTGTCCGAGTTGGGTCAGTTTGGTGATCGATGGGATGTCGAAGCTGCCAACTCGACTGGATTGCAGAGGGGATTCAGTGGGTGACGAGGTCGAGATGGACGGCAAGGAGGGCAGGCTGCTCGCCGGCCGGTACCGGCTCGCCGATGTTCTCGGCCGGGGCGGTATGGGCACCGTATGGCGGGCACGCGACGAGGTCCTGGGCCGTACGGTCGCAGTCAAGGAGCTGCGCTTCCCGGGCGGGGTCGAGGAGGACGAGAAGCGTCGTCTGATCACCCGTACGCTCCGCGAGGCCAAGGCGATCGCCCGGATCCGGAACAACGGCGCCGTGACGGTCTATGACGTGGTCGACGAGGACGACCGCCCGTGGATCGTGATGGAGCTGGTCGAGGGCCGCTCGCTGGCCGAGGTCGTCCGGGACGACGGCCCGCTCACCCCGCGCCGCGCCGCCGAGGTGGGCCTGGTCGTGCTCGATGTGCTGCGTGCCGCGCACAGCGAGGGCATCCTGCACCGCGATGTGAAGCCGTCCAACGTCCTGATGTCCGACGACGGCCGGGTCGTGCTGACCGACTTCGGTATCGCCCAGGTCGAGGGCGACCCTTCCGTGACCTCGACCGGCATGCTCGTCGGTGCCCCCTCCTACATCTCCCCGGAGCGCGCCCGCGGCCACAAGCCCGGCCCGCCGGCCGACATGTGGTCGCTGGGCGGGCTGCTGTACGCCTGTGTCGAGGGCGTGCCGCCGTACGACAAGGGCTCGGCCATCGCCACCCTGACCGCGGTGATGACCGAGCCGATCGAGCCGCCGAAGAGCGCCGGCGTCCTCGAAGAGGTCATCTACGGGCTGCTGGTGAAGGACCCGGCGGGCCGGCTGGACGACGCCGGTGCGCGGGCGCTGCTGCTGGACGTGGTGCACGCCCCCGAGGCCCGGAAGCCCGAGCCCCCGCTGGACGAGACGCGGGCCATGGTGCTGCCGACGGTGCCCAAGGAGCGGGCGGAGGCGAAGCCCCAGGCCGCCCCGAAGCCCGCCCCGAAGCTCGCCCCGAAGGCGCGGCCGGCGCGCAAGCCGAAGGCGAAGCCGGCCGCCGCGCCGGTCACCGAGCCGGCGGCCGGGAGCGCGAGCGGATCCGGCACCGCCACCGCGGACAAGAAGCCGGCCGCACCCGGCAAGGCCGCCGCGGCGCGCACGCCGGAGCGGACCGGACGCCCGCAGAAGGCGGCCGCCAAGTCCGCCCAGGACGCCGGCGGGTCCGCGCCGGCGAAGGTGGCGGACAAGGCCACCGCCGCGGCGGAAGCGGACCGTCCGGCGAGCGCCCGCCCCGGGTTCGACGCCGAGGCCGCCAAGGAGCGGATGCGCGGTGCCCTGCAGGCCGTGCGCGCCGCTGCCGCCACCGCGAAGGCCCGTGTGGAGGCCCGCGTGGAGGCCGCCAGGCCCGGCGACGGCAACCGCCCGTCCACCCGCGCGTCGGTGACCGATGTCGTCCCGCGCCGCACGCTGATCATCGTGGCCGTGGTCGTCGCCCTGGCGGTGCTGGGCACGGTGCTGGCCCTCGCGCTCAGCGGCGGCGACTCCGCGCAGACGAACGGCAAGGCGGCCGGCACGCACGACAAGGCGTCGTCCGCGGGCCGGGCGAAGTCCTCGCCGGAGTCGGCCACCTCGGGCGGGGACACCACGAAGGACGCACCGGGGGACCCCGCTCCGCAGTCGACGGAGGTCACGCCGGCCGGTGACACGAGCGGTGCGGACACCGGGGGCGGCGGGGGAGACAAGGACGGCAAGGACGGCAAGGGGGACAAGGCGGTGCCGGACGGCTTCGCCGAAGTCTCCAACGGCGGATACCACTTCCGTATGGCGATGCCCGAGGGCTTCAAGCAGACGGGCACCGCGGGCCAGGGTTCCGGCGTCATCTACAGCGCCTCGGGCGGTTTCCCGCGGGTCCAGATCGACTACAACGCCAAGCCCGGTACCGACGCCGCGGCCTCCTGGCGCAGCCTGGAGCCGGCCGTGCGCGGCTCCAGCGAGGACTACCACCTCATCGGCATCAAGTCGGTGAAGTGGCGGAACTATCCGACGGTCGCCGACTGGTCGTTCACCCGCCGGCAGAGCGGGGAGAAGGTCCGGGTCCTCGACCGCGGATTCCGGGCCGACGACCAGCACGGCTACGCGATCATGATCACCTGCAAGGCGGACGCCTGGTCGGACAAGGCGTGTCAGGAGCTGATCAGCACCGCGTTCAAGACCTTCGCGCTGAAGGACTGAGGGACGGTCCGGGTGAAGAACGGACGGGGCGCGCGTCGTTGGGCCGAGCGGGCCGCGCGCTCCGGCGGTGGCACGTATCGTGAGACGGCGAGGACCGTACGCATCCGCATTCGGCGGGAATGCGACCGGAAGTGACCGGAGGCGCCGGCGCCGATGGGCGGCTCCGGCGCGCGACGGCAGACACAGTGCGCGCTGCGGGGAGGCGTCGTGGACGAGTACGCGGGAAGGGTGCTCGCCGAGAGATACCGCCTGCCGTTGCGGCCCCTCGGCGAGGACGAATTCGCCGAGACCCGGGCCTTTGACACCTTCAGCGGGCAGGAGGTCCTGCTCCGCCAGGTGCCGCTGCCGGAGGTCGTCGAGGCGGAG belongs to Streptomyces sp. NBC_01454 and includes:
- a CDS encoding GuaB3 family IMP dehydrogenase-related protein, with translation MTEIEIGRGKRGRRAYAFDDIAVVPSRRTRDPKEVSIAWQIDAYRFELPFLAAPMDSVVSPQTAIRIGELGGLGVLNLEGLWTRYEDPEPLLAEIAELDGPTATKRLQEIYAAPIREELIGQRIKEVRDAGVVTAAALSPQRTAQFSKAVVDAGVDIFVIRGTTVSAEHVSSAAEPLNLKQFIYELDVPVIVGGCATYTAALHLMRTGAAGVLVGFGGGAAHTTRNVLGIQVPMATAVADVAAARRDYMDESGGRYVHVIADGGVGWSGDLPKAIACGADAVMMGSPLARATDAPGRGHHWGMEAVHEDVPRGKRMDLGAVGTTEEVLLGPSTVPDGSMNFFGALRRAMATTGYSELKEFQRVEVTVAPRR
- a CDS encoding nucleotide sugar dehydrogenase codes for the protein MPADLAVIGLGHLGLPLAQAATTAGITTLGYDPDPHTAALSGADGPLSATELRRLLSAGFRTTTDPTALSRVRTAVICAPTPLGEDRTLDLGGIADAARTLAAQLRPHTTVILESTAYPGTTEEFLRPLLEEGSGLTAGRDFHLACSPGRHDPGNRTHHYANTPKVIGGLTPACTEAAAAFYNRLTDKVVRARGLREAETTKLLETNYRHLNIALMNEMAVFCHDIGVDLWDVIRCAETKPFGFQSFRPGPGVGGHAAPIDPNYLAYKGRSPGHPLRMVELAQEVNGRMPRYVIQRCATLLNHHGKSARGARILLLGVTYKPDIADLTGSPAREIASRLMELGAHLTYHDPYVPQWNVLDRPVPRADSLYEAAAAADLTVLLQAHRTYDLQGLSVKAQLLLDTRGATPAGAAHRL
- a CDS encoding serine/threonine-protein kinase is translated as MGDEVEMDGKEGRLLAGRYRLADVLGRGGMGTVWRARDEVLGRTVAVKELRFPGGVEEDEKRRLITRTLREAKAIARIRNNGAVTVYDVVDEDDRPWIVMELVEGRSLAEVVRDDGPLTPRRAAEVGLVVLDVLRAAHSEGILHRDVKPSNVLMSDDGRVVLTDFGIAQVEGDPSVTSTGMLVGAPSYISPERARGHKPGPPADMWSLGGLLYACVEGVPPYDKGSAIATLTAVMTEPIEPPKSAGVLEEVIYGLLVKDPAGRLDDAGARALLLDVVHAPEARKPEPPLDETRAMVLPTVPKERAEAKPQAAPKPAPKLAPKARPARKPKAKPAAAPVTEPAAGSASGSGTATADKKPAAPGKAAAARTPERTGRPQKAAAKSAQDAGGSAPAKVADKATAAAEADRPASARPGFDAEAAKERMRGALQAVRAAAATAKARVEARVEAARPGDGNRPSTRASVTDVVPRRTLIIVAVVVALAVLGTVLALALSGGDSAQTNGKAAGTHDKASSAGRAKSSPESATSGGDTTKDAPGDPAPQSTEVTPAGDTSGADTGGGGGDKDGKDGKGDKAVPDGFAEVSNGGYHFRMAMPEGFKQTGTAGQGSGVIYSASGGFPRVQIDYNAKPGTDAAASWRSLEPAVRGSSEDYHLIGIKSVKWRNYPTVADWSFTRRQSGEKVRVLDRGFRADDQHGYAIMITCKADAWSDKACQELISTAFKTFALKD
- a CDS encoding glycerol-3-phosphate dehydrogenase/oxidase; translated protein: MQTAILGPAQRAEALARMAERELDILVVGGGVVGAGTALDAVTRGLSTGLVEARDWASGTSSRSSKLIHGGLRYLEMLDFALVREALKERGLLLERLAPHLVKPVPFLYPLRHKGWERWYAGAGVALYDAMSVSSGHGRGLPMHRHLSHKRALRVAPCLKKGALVGALQYYDAQMDDARYVATMVRTAASYGAAVANRARVVGFLREGERVVGARVEDVEGGGEYEIRARQIVNSTGVWTDDTQALIGERGQFHVRASKGIHLVVPKDRIHSTSGLILRTEKSVLFVIPWGRHWIVGTTDTDWDLDKAHPAASSADIDYLLEHVNEVLATPLTRDDVEGVYAGLRPLLAGESDATSKLSREHTVAHPVPGLVVVAGGKYTTYRVMAKDAVDEAVHALDQRVAECVTEDVPLVGAEGYRALWNARARIAARTGLHVARIEHLLNRYGSLAEELLELVVADPSLGEPLAAADDYLRAEAVYACTHEGARHLDDVLTRRTRISFETFDRGDRCAREVAELIAPALGWDGDQVEKEIAHYRKRVEAERESQRQPDDLTADAARLGAPDIVPL
- a CDS encoding serine hydrolase domain-containing protein, whose protein sequence is MTMRPPRPAPDGGPRPARHPAGRRRAAVHAGVLAALALTACTARPALSPVPPAQVVHRPPPAAGTTRPAPPRPAGDGAGPVASSLHRLVDDGAPGAASLTTRDGASAAARFTTAGVADLHSGRRIGQRDHFRAGSITKTLVATVILQLVAEGRLTLHDSAAAHLPPGVPTGGGGAGSALRRVTIRQLLDHTSGLFNYTADPRLSRQLSGTGFGTHRYDSHTPGELLRIALGHPPVAAPGTRYAYSNTNYLVLGLVIEAVTGHPYATEIRRRLLVPAGLGHTSFPGTDPVLPEPHGRAYSRIGHRRVDTTSLDPSRAGAAGEMITTLGDLNRFFSALLGGKFLAPRQMAEIRSEKGTGGAYGLGLYATELPCGVTVWGHDGDINGSFARTAGTADGRHVVSYRVNTDHLADPAHGTDVLTAEFCPRRPGARPGTGPPARP